From the Candidatus Binataceae bacterium genome, the window GTGCGAGTTGCTCGCCGACCCCAAGGAACGCGCGGAGCACGTGATGCTGGTCGATCTCGGGCGCAACGACGTCGGGCGGGTCGCCCGGATCGGTTCGGTCGAGGTCACCGAGCTGATGGTGGTCGAGCGCTACTCGCACGTGATGCATATCGTCTCCAACGTGCGCGGCACGCTGCGCGACGGCTGCGACGCCTACGACGCCTTTCGCGCCACCTTTCCGCAGGGCACGGTGTCGGGCGCGCCCAAGATCCGCGCGATGGAGATAATCGACGAGCTGGAGCCGGTGCGCCGCGGCGTGTATGCCGGCGCGGTCGGCTACTTCAGCTATACCGGCAACACCGACACCGCGATCGCGCTGCGCACGATCCTTGTCAAAGGCGGCCGCGTCTATATCCAGGCCGGCGGCGGCGTGGTCGCCGACTCCGACCCCGCCTCCGAGTACGAGGAGTCGGTCAACAAGGCGCGTGCGATGGTGCGCGCGCTTAGCGCGGCGCGTGATTTCGAGAGCGCCGCGCGGGACAGATGATGGCGATGGCGCGGATCCTGATGATCGACAACTACGACTCATTCACCTACAACCTCGTGCAGTACCTGGGCGAGCTCGGGGCGGAGGTCGAAGTGCGCCGCAACGACGCGATCGACGTCGCCGGCGTGCGCGCGCTCAAGCCCGACGCGGTCGTGATCTCGCCCGGCCCCTGCACGCCCAAAGAGGCCGGCGTTTCGGTAACGCTGCTGCGCGAGATGGCGGGCGAGTTGCCGATCCTGGGCGTCTGCCTCGGCCACCAATGCGTGGGCGAAGCCTTCGGCGGCAAAGTGGTGCGCGCGGCGCGCCTGATGCACGGCAAGAGCTCGCCGATCCTGCACGACGGCGCGACGATCTTCGCCGGGCTGCCCAATCCGTTCGAGGCGATGCGCTACCATTCGCTGCTCGTCGCCGCCGGCTCGATTCCGGCCTGCCTCGAGGTTAGCGCGCACACTGCCGAGGGCGAGGTGATGGGCCTGCGCCATCGCACGCTCCCCATCGAGGGCATCCAGTTCCACCCCGAGTCGATCGGCACCGCCGAGGGCAAGCATCTGCTCGGCAACTTCCTCAGGATGGTGGCCGCTTGAACCATCGGGACAGCGGCGCCGTCAACGATCTGCGCTCGGCGTTTGCCGCCGTGCTCGCCGGCCGCTCCCTGCGCGCGACCGAGGCTGAGTCCGCGATGGCCGAGGTGCTCGACGGCGCCGCTCCCGAGGCGCTGGTGGCCGGATTCCTCGTCGCGCTCAAGCTCAAGGGCGAGGCCGCGGGCGAGCTGACCGGCGGGGCGCGCGCGATGCGGGCGCGGGCGCGCGCGCTCGAGCTTGACGGCGGCGCGGTACTCGATACCGCGGGCACCGGCGGCGACGGCGCCGGCACGTTCAACATCTCGACCGGCGCGGCGCTGGTCGCGGCGGCGGCGGGTGTGCCGGTCGCCAAGCATGGCAATCGCGCAATAAGCGGGCGCGTCGGCGCGGCTGACGTCCTCGAACGGATGGGAGTCAGGATCGATCTCGATCCCGAGGGGCTGCGGCGATGCCTGCGCGCGGCCGGATGCTGCTTCATCTTCGCCCCGGCGTACCATCCGGCGCTCGCTCGCCTCGCCGGCCTGCGTCGGGCGCTCGGCGTGCGCACGCTGTTCAACCTGATTGCGCCGCTGAGCAATCCGGCGCGCCCGCGCCGCCAGTTGATGGGCGTGGCAGAGCCGCGGCTGGTCCGCCTGATGGCAGAGGCGCTGGCCGCGCTCGGCGTCGAGCACGCGATGGTGGTGCACGGAGCCGACGGGCTCGACGAGCTGTCGCTGGCGGGGCCGACGCGCGTCGCCGAAGTGCGCGGTACTGCGATCCACGAGTACGAGATGCGCCCGCAGCAGTTGGGAATCGAGCCGGGCGACGCGGCCGCGCTTGCGGCGGCCGATCCTGAGGCGGCGACCGAGGTTTTGCGGCGCACGCTTGCCGGCGCGCCAGGGGCGGCGCAAGATGTGCTCGCGCTCAATGCGGCGGCGGCGATTTACGTCGGCGGCCGTGCAGCGTCGCTGGAGGAGGGCGTGGCGCTGGCGCGCGCGATACTCGCCTCGGGCCGCGCGCTGGACGTGGTCGAGCGGATGCGCCGGGCGAGCCAGGGGGAGCCGGCATGACCTCAAGTGCAACTTCAAATTCGGGCGGGGGCTCGATTCTTGACCGCATCTTCGCCGCCAAGCGCGCCGAACTCGACGCCCGGCGCGCCGCCGTTCCGCTCGCCGCGCTCCAGTCGCAGGCGCATCGCGCGTCCGCGCCGCGCGATTTCCTGGCCGCGCTGCGCGCGCGCCGGCCGGCGGTAATCGCGGAGATAAAGCGCGCCTCGCCGAGCAAGGGCGATATTCTGACCGGCCTCGATCCGGCGGCCGTCGCAGCCGACTACGAGGCGAGCGGCGCCGCGGCCATCTCTGTTCTGACCGATCGGCATTTTAAAGGATCGCTCGAAGATTTGCGGACGGTGCGCGCCGCCGTGAAGCTGCCGCTGCTGCGCAAGGATTTCATCTTTGATCCTTACCAGCTCCATGAAGCGCGTGCGGCCGGCGCGGACTGCGTGCTTCTAATCGCCGCGATGCTGAAAGAGGACGAGTTGCGGACGCTTTACCAGCTTGCGCGCGAGCTCGGTCTTCAAGCCCTGGTTGAGGTTCACAATGCGGGTGAAATGCGCACTGCCGAGCGCGTCGGCGCCGAACTCATTGGAATCAACAACCGCGACCTTCATACTTTTGTCACCGACCTGGCCGTTACCGAGCGCCTGCTGGCGGACTATCGGGGCGGCGCGCTGGTGGTTGCCGAGAGCGGAATCAACGCGCCGGCCGATATTCGCCGCCTCGACCGCGCCGGCGCGCGCGCTTTCCTGATCGGCGAGAGCCTGCTGCGCGGCGGCAATCCGCGCGCGCGGCTCGCCGAGCTGTGCGCGGCGCTCGACCATCGCGCGGACCGCGAGAGCTAGGGCAGGGGCGCGATGGGGGTACGGGTCAAGATTTGCGGCGTCACGCTGCCCGAAGACGCCGACATGGCGGCGAGCCTCGGCGCCGACATGATCGGAATCAACTTCTATCCGCCGAGCCCGCGATGCCTCCCGATCGAGCGCGCCGCGCAGGTCGTTGACGCAGTCGGCCGGCGCGCGCGGTTGGTCGGCGTTTTCGTCAACGCCGAGCGGGCCTACATCCGGGAACGGCTCGACGCACTGGGGCTCGACCTTTTGCAATTCCACGGCGACGAGGACGACGACGCGCTTGCGGGATGGCCGGTGCCGGTGATCCGCGCGCTCAGACTGCGCGGCAGCTCCGAGCCGCCCGCGCTCGCTTCGGTCAAGGCCGATTATGTTCTAGTAGACACGTTCCATCCCGCCCTCTACGGCGGGACCGGCCGCGCGCGCCCGCTTCAGAGCCTGCACGGCCTCGATCTCAAGCGGGTATTCATTTCGGGCGGGCTCACGCCGGACAACGTCGCCGAGGCGGCCGCGCTCAGGCCGTACGCGGTGGATGTTGC encodes:
- the trpC gene encoding indole-3-glycerol phosphate synthase TrpC — its product is MTSSATSNSGGGSILDRIFAAKRAELDARRAAVPLAALQSQAHRASAPRDFLAALRARRPAVIAEIKRASPSKGDILTGLDPAAVAADYEASGAAAISVLTDRHFKGSLEDLRTVRAAVKLPLLRKDFIFDPYQLHEARAAGADCVLLIAAMLKEDELRTLYQLARELGLQALVEVHNAGEMRTAERVGAELIGINNRDLHTFVTDLAVTERLLADYRGGALVVAESGINAPADIRRLDRAGARAFLIGESLLRGGNPRARLAELCAALDHRADRES
- a CDS encoding phosphoribosylanthranilate isomerase, with product MGVRVKICGVTLPEDADMAASLGADMIGINFYPPSPRCLPIERAAQVVDAVGRRARLVGVFVNAERAYIRERLDALGLDLLQFHGDEDDDALAGWPVPVIRALRLRGSSEPPALASVKADYVLVDTFHPALYGGTGRARPLQSLHGLDLKRVFISGGLTPDNVAEAAALRPYAVDVASGVESAPGVKDPDKLRSFVANAKSSR
- a CDS encoding aminodeoxychorismate/anthranilate synthase component II, producing the protein MARILMIDNYDSFTYNLVQYLGELGAEVEVRRNDAIDVAGVRALKPDAVVISPGPCTPKEAGVSVTLLREMAGELPILGVCLGHQCVGEAFGGKVVRAARLMHGKSSPILHDGATIFAGLPNPFEAMRYHSLLVAAGSIPACLEVSAHTAEGEVMGLRHRTLPIEGIQFHPESIGTAEGKHLLGNFLRMVAA
- the trpD gene encoding anthranilate phosphoribosyltransferase, with amino-acid sequence MNHRDSGAVNDLRSAFAAVLAGRSLRATEAESAMAEVLDGAAPEALVAGFLVALKLKGEAAGELTGGARAMRARARALELDGGAVLDTAGTGGDGAGTFNISTGAALVAAAAGVPVAKHGNRAISGRVGAADVLERMGVRIDLDPEGLRRCLRAAGCCFIFAPAYHPALARLAGLRRALGVRTLFNLIAPLSNPARPRRQLMGVAEPRLVRLMAEALAALGVEHAMVVHGADGLDELSLAGPTRVAEVRGTAIHEYEMRPQQLGIEPGDAAALAAADPEAATEVLRRTLAGAPGAAQDVLALNAAAAIYVGGRAASLEEGVALARAILASGRALDVVERMRRASQGEPA